One window of uncultured Trichococcus sp. genomic DNA carries:
- the trmFO gene encoding methylenetetrahydrofolate--tRNA-(uracil(54)-C(5))-methyltransferase (FADH(2)-oxidizing) TrmFO: MTQKTVTVIGAGLAGSEAAFQIAEQGIHVDLYEMRPQKMTPAHHTSGFAELVCTNSLRANQVTNAAGLIKEEMRHLNSLIIKAADATALPAGGALAVDRDTFSAYVTKTLEDHPNITIHLDELTELPEGLTVVATGPLTSEPLSQSIQNFIETEGLYFYDAAAPVLEKDSIDMEKVYLKSRYDKGEAAYLNCPMTKEEFETFYRELIAAEVAPLKEFEEEKYFDGCMPFEVMASRGEKTLLFGPMKPVGLEDPKTGKIPYAVVQLRQDNAAGSLYNIVGFQTHLKWGEQKRILRLIPGLENVEIVRYGVMHRNTFLNSPKILRSTYQSQKRDDLFFAGQMTGVEGYVESAASGLLAGLNAARLAKGQECVVFPKETMIGAMSHYITNTDSKHFQPMNANFGIIEPLGGKKIRDKQLKNQMIADKALAALDEFVQTI; the protein is encoded by the coding sequence ATGACACAGAAAACAGTTACCGTAATCGGAGCCGGCCTGGCCGGAAGCGAGGCGGCTTTTCAAATAGCGGAGCAGGGCATCCACGTCGATCTCTATGAGATGAGACCGCAAAAGATGACACCTGCCCACCACACTTCGGGTTTTGCGGAATTGGTCTGCACCAATTCACTGCGTGCGAACCAAGTCACGAATGCCGCAGGGTTGATAAAGGAAGAAATGCGCCATCTGAATTCCCTGATCATCAAAGCGGCCGATGCGACCGCGCTTCCGGCTGGGGGCGCTTTGGCTGTCGATCGCGACACCTTTTCAGCATATGTGACGAAAACATTGGAGGACCATCCCAATATCACAATCCATCTGGATGAACTGACGGAATTGCCTGAAGGTCTCACGGTGGTAGCGACCGGCCCGCTGACTTCAGAACCGTTGAGCCAATCGATCCAAAATTTCATCGAAACGGAAGGCTTGTACTTCTATGACGCCGCCGCACCGGTGCTTGAAAAAGACAGCATCGATATGGAAAAGGTTTACTTGAAGTCGCGTTACGACAAAGGTGAAGCCGCCTACCTGAACTGTCCGATGACAAAAGAGGAATTCGAAACTTTCTACCGCGAACTGATTGCGGCTGAAGTCGCCCCTCTGAAGGAATTCGAGGAGGAAAAATACTTCGATGGCTGCATGCCTTTCGAAGTGATGGCCTCAAGAGGCGAAAAAACGTTGCTGTTCGGGCCGATGAAACCGGTCGGGCTGGAAGATCCGAAGACCGGAAAGATACCTTACGCAGTTGTGCAGCTCCGCCAGGACAACGCCGCCGGATCCTTGTACAACATCGTCGGTTTCCAGACCCATCTGAAATGGGGGGAACAGAAGCGCATCCTGCGGCTGATTCCGGGTTTGGAAAATGTTGAGATTGTGCGTTACGGAGTCATGCACAGGAATACATTCCTGAATTCTCCGAAAATACTGCGCTCGACCTATCAGAGCCAAAAACGCGACGATCTGTTCTTTGCCGGCCAAATGACCGGGGTTGAAGGCTATGTCGAGAGTGCCGCAAGCGGCTTGTTGGCGGGCCTTAATGCCGCCAGATTGGCGAAAGGACAGGAATGCGTCGTATTCCCGAAAGAGACGATGATCGGTGCGATGTCGCACTACATAACGAACACGGACAGCAAACATTTCCAACCGATGAATGCCAACTTCGGCATCATTGAACCGTTGGGCGGCAAGAAAATCCGCGATAAACAGCTTAAAAACCAAATGATAGCCGACAAAGCGTTGGCTGCTCTGGACGAATTCGTGCAAACGATTTAA
- the parE gene encoding DNA topoisomerase IV subunit B: MAQNKENKYNDDSIQVLEGLEAVRKRPGMYIGSTDARGLHHLVYEIVDNAVDEALSGYADRIDITIHEDQSISVKDNGRGMPTGLHASGVPTIQVIFTVLHAGGKFGQGGYKTSGGLHGVGASVVNALSKWLEVSVIRESTVYSMKFKDGGKPASKLIKAKSAAKGSGSLIHFLPDKEIFGTAQLSYEVLAERFRESAFLLKGLTITLKDERTEQSDTFFFEEGIKEFVAYLNEEKDTLHDVVYFSGEADGIEIEFSFQYNDGYSETILSFVNNVRTKDGGTHETGAKTAITKAFNEYARKMNLIKEKEKNLEGSDVREGLSAVLSLRVPENLLQFEGQTKEKLGTPQARAAVDGLISEKLSIYLIENGETAQMLARKSLKAREARNAARKAREETRNGKKRQKNESLLSGKLTPAQSKNPKKNELYLVEGDSAGGSAKQGRDRKFQAILPLRGKVINTERASMQDILKNEEINTIIYTVGAGVGADFELEDCNYDKIIIMTDADTDGAHIQILLLTFFYRYMKPLLEAGKIYLAQPPLYKVSKGFGKNEKIEYAWTEKELQEKIDIIGKGYILQRYKGLGEMNADQLWDTTMDPETRTLIRVLIDDKAQAERRVTTLMGNKVEPRRKWIEKHVEFSMANDKSILEQDLAPTPDSGQAHLQEKVKKESSDQQTAHDMEQISLDFESGEL; the protein is encoded by the coding sequence ATGGCACAAAATAAAGAGAATAAATACAATGATGACTCCATCCAAGTGTTGGAAGGACTTGAAGCAGTCAGAAAACGGCCCGGGATGTACATCGGTTCGACTGATGCACGCGGATTGCATCATTTAGTATATGAAATAGTCGACAATGCGGTTGATGAAGCCTTATCCGGTTATGCAGACCGGATCGACATTACGATCCATGAAGACCAAAGCATCAGCGTCAAAGACAATGGCCGCGGTATGCCGACGGGATTGCACGCTTCAGGTGTGCCTACCATCCAAGTCATTTTCACAGTGCTGCACGCTGGTGGTAAGTTCGGTCAAGGCGGCTACAAAACTTCAGGAGGGCTTCACGGAGTAGGGGCTAGTGTCGTCAATGCCCTGTCCAAGTGGCTGGAAGTGTCCGTCATCCGCGAGAGCACGGTCTATTCAATGAAATTCAAGGATGGCGGAAAACCCGCCAGCAAATTGATCAAGGCAAAAAGCGCCGCTAAAGGATCCGGTTCTTTGATTCATTTTTTGCCGGACAAAGAAATTTTCGGAACAGCGCAACTCTCCTACGAGGTTTTGGCGGAGCGGTTCCGGGAATCAGCCTTTTTGTTGAAAGGCCTGACCATCACGCTGAAAGATGAACGGACTGAACAAAGCGATACTTTCTTCTTCGAAGAAGGGATCAAGGAATTTGTTGCTTACTTAAATGAAGAAAAGGATACGCTGCACGATGTCGTGTACTTCAGCGGGGAAGCCGACGGGATCGAGATCGAATTTTCGTTCCAGTACAACGACGGTTATTCGGAGACGATCCTGTCGTTCGTCAACAACGTCCGCACGAAGGATGGCGGCACACACGAAACCGGCGCAAAGACCGCCATCACCAAAGCCTTCAATGAATACGCCCGGAAGATGAACCTGATCAAAGAGAAGGAAAAGAATCTCGAGGGCAGCGATGTGCGCGAAGGCCTTTCGGCGGTGTTGTCGCTGCGCGTACCGGAGAACCTGCTCCAATTCGAAGGTCAGACGAAAGAAAAATTAGGCACGCCGCAAGCGAGGGCGGCCGTTGATGGCCTCATCAGCGAAAAACTGAGCATCTATCTGATTGAAAATGGCGAAACAGCCCAAATGCTTGCCAGGAAATCACTGAAAGCCAGAGAGGCCAGAAATGCAGCACGTAAAGCCCGTGAAGAGACACGAAACGGCAAAAAAAGGCAGAAAAACGAATCGCTGTTGTCCGGCAAGCTGACGCCTGCGCAAAGCAAAAATCCGAAAAAGAACGAACTCTATCTGGTCGAGGGTGATTCCGCCGGCGGATCCGCCAAACAAGGGCGCGACCGTAAGTTCCAAGCAATACTGCCGCTGCGTGGGAAAGTCATCAATACCGAACGCGCGAGCATGCAGGATATACTTAAGAACGAGGAAATCAACACGATCATCTACACAGTCGGTGCGGGCGTGGGCGCGGATTTCGAACTCGAGGATTGCAATTATGACAAAATCATCATCATGACGGATGCGGACACGGATGGTGCGCACATCCAGATTCTCTTGCTGACCTTCTTCTACCGTTACATGAAGCCATTGCTTGAAGCCGGAAAAATTTATCTGGCGCAGCCACCCCTGTACAAAGTATCAAAGGGCTTCGGCAAGAACGAAAAGATCGAGTACGCATGGACCGAAAAGGAGCTGCAGGAAAAAATCGACATCATCGGCAAGGGTTATATCCTGCAACGCTATAAAGGTCTCGGAGAAATGAACGCGGATCAACTGTGGGATACCACAATGGATCCTGAAACCAGGACATTGATCCGGGTGCTCATCGATGACAAAGCCCAGGCTGAGAGACGGGTCACGACACTGATGGGGAACAAAGTCGAACCGCGAAGGAAATGGATCGAGAAGCATGTCGAATTTTCGATGGCCAACGATAAGAGCATCCTGGAGCAAGACCTTGCACCGACGCCTGATAGTGGCCAGGCGCATCTGCAGGAGAAAGTGAAGAAGGAATCTTCTGATCAGCAGACCGCTCACGACATGGAACAAATTTCGTTAGATTTTGAAAGTGGTGAACTATAG
- the hslU gene encoding ATP-dependent protease ATPase subunit HslU, with translation MKEQHNRTPREIVKELDRYIIGQDAAKKAIAVALRNRYRRQKLDADMQKEVTPKNILMIGPTGVGKTELARRLALLVEAPFVKVEATKFTEVGYVGRDVESMVRDLMENAVQIVEKQKRGDVYAKAYESALQRLAKVMKPGVKKAKPKQEGMNDWQNMFKNLGMPLPESQEEEAEEVTSEIAKSRAEIIEQLRKGLLDKREVSIKVEEKQANPLGAGGNNEQMMMLQSAFESMTPKKKIQRTLLVEDAIEVLVQEETDKLVNKDDISQEALKLAETNGIIFIDEIDKITSKSQNSGEVSREGVQRDILPIVEGSQVSTKYGAIQTDHILFIASGAFHVSKPSDLIPELQGRFPIRVELNDLTEDDFVRILTEPNNAMLKQYTALLATEDVDITFTQEAIRKMAVIATEVNQETDNIGARRLHTIMEKLLEDLLFEASEIPGTEITITEHYVDEKLEKIVENKDLRRYIL, from the coding sequence ATGAAGGAACAGCACAACAGAACACCCAGAGAAATCGTCAAGGAGCTTGACCGTTACATCATCGGCCAGGATGCGGCCAAAAAAGCGATCGCTGTCGCTTTGCGGAATCGCTACCGGAGACAAAAATTGGATGCCGACATGCAAAAAGAAGTGACTCCGAAAAACATCCTGATGATCGGCCCGACCGGAGTAGGGAAGACGGAGCTGGCGAGACGCTTGGCGTTGTTGGTCGAAGCCCCCTTCGTTAAGGTCGAGGCCACCAAATTCACGGAAGTCGGCTACGTCGGCCGCGACGTCGAGTCGATGGTCCGCGATCTGATGGAGAACGCCGTCCAGATCGTCGAAAAGCAAAAGCGCGGCGACGTGTATGCCAAAGCCTATGAATCGGCTTTGCAACGACTTGCCAAAGTCATGAAGCCTGGGGTCAAAAAGGCGAAGCCCAAACAGGAAGGCATGAATGACTGGCAAAACATGTTCAAAAACCTGGGGATGCCTCTGCCGGAAAGTCAGGAAGAGGAAGCCGAAGAAGTGACTTCCGAAATCGCCAAAAGCAGGGCGGAAATCATCGAGCAATTGCGTAAAGGGCTTCTGGACAAACGTGAAGTCTCCATAAAAGTGGAGGAAAAACAAGCCAATCCATTAGGTGCGGGCGGAAACAACGAACAAATGATGATGCTTCAGTCAGCCTTTGAATCCATGACGCCGAAAAAGAAAATCCAACGGACGCTTTTGGTCGAAGACGCCATTGAGGTACTCGTGCAGGAAGAGACCGACAAGCTGGTCAATAAAGACGATATCTCGCAGGAGGCTTTGAAGTTGGCCGAAACCAACGGGATCATCTTCATTGATGAAATCGACAAAATCACCTCCAAATCACAAAACTCAGGCGAAGTTTCGCGGGAAGGCGTTCAAAGGGATATCCTTCCGATTGTCGAAGGGAGCCAAGTTTCCACTAAGTATGGGGCCATCCAAACGGATCACATCCTCTTTATAGCATCCGGCGCGTTCCATGTCTCCAAGCCGAGCGATCTGATCCCGGAACTGCAAGGTCGGTTCCCGATCCGCGTGGAATTGAATGACCTTACGGAAGATGATTTCGTCCGTATCCTTACCGAACCCAATAATGCGATGCTGAAACAATACACCGCACTGCTGGCAACGGAAGACGTCGACATCACCTTCACCCAGGAAGCCATCCGGAAAATGGCTGTCATCGCTACTGAAGTCAATCAGGAAACCGATAACATCGGTGCCAGAAGATTGCACACGATCATGGAAAAATTATTGGAGGATCTGTTGTTCGAAGCTTCCGAAATACCAGGGACAGAGATCACGATAACGGAACATTACGTGGATGAAAAACTTGAGAAAATTGTAGAGAACAAAGATTTAAGAAGATATATCCTTTAA
- the xerC gene encoding tyrosine recombinase XerC — translation MYNQELIDRFINYLAIERRYSDETVKAYLFDLKKFESFLEESGTSDLVAVQLYDVRLYLSFLDEQKLSRNTISRTLSSLRGFYHFLIRNDLLDENPLSYISFKKKQLRLPQYLYEEELEKLLHAAEGTEILDYRNQALVELLYATGIRVSECKNIKLQDISFDLGVILIFGKGNKERYVPFGHYAAAAIQEYLEMTRSELMSKHQRSHEFLFVNRLGDPLTAGGIEYILKQIMKKTGLTGTLHPHMLRHTFATDMLNNGADMRTVQELLGHASLSSTQIYTHVTKDALQRNYNQYHPRAKRDSKK, via the coding sequence TTGTATAATCAAGAATTAATCGATCGTTTCATAAACTATTTGGCCATTGAGAGGCGCTATTCCGATGAAACGGTCAAGGCCTATCTGTTTGACCTGAAAAAATTCGAATCCTTTCTTGAAGAAAGTGGGACCAGCGATTTGGTGGCGGTGCAATTGTATGATGTCCGCCTGTATCTGAGCTTTTTGGACGAACAAAAACTGAGCCGAAACACCATTTCACGCACATTGTCCAGCCTGAGGGGGTTCTATCACTTCCTGATCCGCAATGACCTCCTTGATGAAAACCCTTTATCCTACATCTCTTTCAAGAAAAAGCAGCTGCGTCTGCCGCAGTACCTGTACGAAGAAGAATTGGAAAAACTGTTGCACGCAGCTGAAGGGACCGAGATACTGGATTATCGGAATCAGGCGTTGGTGGAATTGTTGTATGCAACCGGCATCCGCGTCAGCGAATGCAAGAACATAAAGCTGCAGGATATTTCCTTCGATTTGGGCGTCATATTGATTTTCGGAAAAGGTAATAAAGAGCGCTATGTGCCGTTTGGGCATTATGCTGCCGCAGCCATCCAGGAGTATCTGGAGATGACCCGATCGGAATTGATGTCAAAGCACCAGCGCAGCCACGAATTTCTCTTTGTGAATCGCTTGGGCGATCCGCTCACGGCAGGCGGCATTGAATACATACTGAAACAGATCATGAAAAAAACCGGATTGACAGGGACGTTGCATCCGCATATGCTGCGGCATACATTTGCGACAGATATGCTCAACAACGGAGCGGATATGCGGACCGTTCAGGAACTGCTGGGACATGCCAGCCTGTCATCCACTCAAATCTATACACACGTAACGAAAGATGCCCTGCAAAGGAATTACAACCAATACCACCCAAGGGCGAAACGGGACAGCAAGAAATAG
- the hslV gene encoding HslU--HslV peptidase proteolytic subunit, which yields MTTICAVQHNGRSAMAGDGQVTMGQSVIMKGTAKKIRRIYHDEVIVGFAGGVADAFTLEDKFEEKLNQYKGNLLRASIEVAKEWRGDRALQKLEALLIVMNKEQMLLVSGSGEVIEPDDGILTIGSGGNYALAAARALKRRGSDLSAKEIAYESLKIASEICVFTNDNIIVEEF from the coding sequence ATGACAACAATCTGTGCAGTGCAGCACAACGGACGTTCAGCCATGGCGGGGGACGGTCAGGTGACGATGGGCCAATCCGTCATCATGAAAGGGACCGCCAAAAAAATCAGACGCATCTATCATGATGAAGTCATCGTCGGTTTCGCAGGCGGCGTTGCGGATGCGTTCACCCTAGAGGATAAATTTGAAGAGAAACTCAATCAATACAAAGGGAACCTGCTGCGCGCCTCCATCGAGGTGGCCAAGGAATGGCGCGGCGATCGCGCCCTTCAGAAGCTGGAGGCGTTATTGATCGTCATGAACAAGGAACAGATGCTGCTTGTTTCCGGGAGCGGGGAAGTCATTGAACCGGATGATGGGATACTGACGATCGGCTCGGGCGGGAATTATGCCTTGGCCGCAGCAAGAGCCTTAAAAAGAAGAGGCTCCGATCTTTCCGCAAAGGAAATCGCCTACGAAAGTCTCAAGATTGCCTCAGAAATCTGCGTATTTACTAACGACAACATCATTGTTGAAGAATTTTAG
- the codY gene encoding GTP-sensing pleiotropic transcriptional regulator CodY: MDELLEKLRKINYMLQKEGGFVAVTGEGSALPFTEMASVLADILRANTYLIDLSGNLLGYSEATDINNTRIKQMLQDKKFPEQYAHNLSALFQTTANIGIESDFTAFPIESRDLFITGVTTIVPIFASGKRLGSLILARMFPVFDSSDLILAEHGATVIGIELLHTINLRMEEATRVTTLIQIAIKSLSFSEMEAVKAIFETFPSLEERITASKIAAEKNITRSVIVNALRKLESAGILETRSLGMKGTFIRVVSAELLDALRKALYPKNNQ, translated from the coding sequence ATGGACGAATTATTAGAAAAGTTGAGAAAAATCAACTATATGCTGCAAAAAGAAGGGGGCTTTGTCGCCGTTACCGGTGAGGGGTCGGCATTGCCCTTTACGGAAATGGCAAGCGTGCTGGCTGACATCTTAAGAGCCAACACGTATCTGATTGATCTGTCCGGCAATCTATTGGGCTACAGCGAAGCAACCGATATCAACAATACCCGTATCAAACAAATGCTTCAGGATAAGAAATTTCCGGAGCAGTATGCCCATAATCTGTCTGCGTTGTTCCAGACGACCGCGAACATCGGCATTGAATCTGATTTTACAGCCTTTCCGATAGAGAGCAGAGACTTGTTCATTACCGGCGTCACAACAATCGTTCCGATTTTTGCTTCCGGCAAGCGCTTGGGAAGTTTGATTTTGGCGCGGATGTTTCCGGTCTTTGACAGCAGCGACTTGATCCTTGCCGAACACGGTGCCACTGTTATCGGCATTGAGTTGCTGCATACCATCAATTTGCGCATGGAAGAGGCGACACGGGTGACCACCCTGATCCAGATTGCCATAAAATCGCTGTCTTTCAGCGAAATGGAGGCGGTAAAAGCGATTTTTGAGACTTTTCCCTCCTTAGAGGAACGCATCACCGCGTCAAAAATTGCGGCAGAAAAGAATATAACGCGCTCCGTCATAGTGAATGCCTTAAGAAAGCTGGAATCAGCCGGCATTCTCGAGACGAGATCGCTAGGCATGAAGGGAACGTTCATCAGAGTCGTTTCTGCAGAATTGCTTGATGCTTTAAGGAAGGCTTTGTATCCAAAAAATAATCAGTGA
- the plsY gene encoding glycerol-3-phosphate 1-O-acyltransferase PlsY, producing MTAVVIVLAYLLGSIPSGIWIGKYFYHTDIRKYGSGNSGTTNTFRVLGKKAGVIVLIMDMLKGSAATLLPLWLGAEIHPLLAGVVAALGHTYPLFAGFKGGKAVATSGGILLAYNPLFFAEAIIAFIIYLYFSRMVSLSSILACFTAVSLSFFFKDWPLTIVTVLLTIFIIYRHRSNIYRIKNGTESKVPFGYKSKSAKEK from the coding sequence ATGACAGCAGTCGTCATCGTCCTGGCCTACCTTTTGGGTTCCATCCCTTCAGGCATTTGGATCGGAAAATATTTTTATCATACAGACATCCGCAAATACGGCAGCGGGAACAGCGGAACAACCAATACCTTCCGCGTGTTAGGCAAAAAAGCCGGCGTCATCGTCCTGATCATGGACATGCTGAAAGGCTCGGCGGCAACCCTGTTGCCGCTGTGGTTAGGGGCCGAAATTCATCCGTTGTTGGCCGGGGTTGTTGCAGCATTAGGGCATACCTACCCTCTTTTCGCGGGATTCAAAGGAGGCAAGGCAGTGGCTACAAGCGGAGGCATCCTGTTGGCCTACAACCCGCTTTTTTTTGCGGAAGCCATCATCGCTTTCATCATCTATCTGTACTTCTCGAGAATGGTCAGCTTGTCCAGCATATTGGCCTGTTTTACGGCAGTCTCCCTTTCCTTCTTTTTTAAGGATTGGCCATTGACGATCGTTACGGTCCTTTTGACGATCTTCATCATCTATCGTCACCGTTCCAACATTTACCGGATCAAAAATGGGACGGAAAGCAAAGTGCCTTTCGGCTACAAATCGAAGAGCGCTAAAGAAAAATAA
- a CDS encoding aldose 1-epimerase family protein produces the protein MEFVIENQHLAVTVKDKGAEITSVISKKTGIEYIWQADEKVWNRHAPILFPFVGRLKDDAFRHNGKTYTMGQHGFARDSKFSVHERLSDSITFILAPNGDFKHVYPFLFELQLTYQLFENQLSVSYKVKNLDEEKMYFSIGGHPGFNVPLTEGETFEDYYIKMTPETSRKRLFLEGPYLAADKTVEVEQNQFPLQRDLFLNDAIIFKTPEPTTVTLASDKGEHGVTMSYEDFDYLGIWTKPQEDATYVCLEPWCGLADMSDSDGVLERKTAIESLEPGNKRYYVHRVEFF, from the coding sequence ATGGAGTTTGTAATCGAAAACCAGCACCTTGCGGTAACCGTAAAAGATAAAGGTGCAGAAATCACCAGTGTCATCTCAAAAAAAACCGGCATCGAATATATTTGGCAGGCTGATGAAAAAGTATGGAACAGACATGCGCCCATCCTTTTTCCGTTCGTCGGACGCCTGAAGGATGATGCCTTCCGTCATAACGGCAAAACTTACACCATGGGGCAGCACGGATTTGCGCGCGATTCAAAATTTTCGGTTCATGAGCGTTTGTCCGACAGCATCACGTTCATCCTTGCGCCGAACGGTGATTTCAAACATGTTTATCCATTCTTGTTCGAACTGCAGTTGACTTATCAATTGTTCGAGAACCAGTTGTCGGTCAGCTACAAAGTGAAGAACCTTGATGAAGAAAAAATGTATTTCTCGATCGGGGGGCATCCAGGCTTCAATGTGCCGTTGACTGAAGGGGAAACATTCGAGGATTATTACATCAAAATGACTCCTGAAACTTCCCGCAAGCGCTTGTTCCTGGAGGGGCCATACCTTGCCGCAGACAAAACAGTCGAAGTGGAACAGAACCAATTTCCATTGCAAAGGGACCTCTTCCTGAATGATGCCATTATTTTCAAAACACCGGAACCGACAACCGTAACGCTGGCATCCGATAAAGGGGAGCATGGGGTTACGATGTCCTATGAAGATTTCGACTACTTAGGCATCTGGACGAAGCCGCAGGAAGACGCCACTTATGTCTGTTTGGAACCTTGGTGCGGACTGGCTGACATGTCTGATTCGGACGGGGTGCTGGAAAGAAAAACAGCCATCGAGTCGCTTGAGCCAGGGAATAAACGTTATTATGTCCATCGGGTCGAGTTCTTCTAG